Proteins encoded in a region of the Triticum dicoccoides isolate Atlit2015 ecotype Zavitan chromosome 3A, WEW_v2.0, whole genome shotgun sequence genome:
- the LOC119272741 gene encoding uncharacterized protein LOC119272741, protein MEGTMKNGARAIKGKVAMAYSKYAGKAQAKPAPSVTTAHAYQPRYPSSIDATASAPYAAAGDVDERASAFILSVRERFKNEQTMMS, encoded by the coding sequence ATGGAGGGAACCATGAAGAACGGCGCCAGGGCGATCAAAGGGAAGGTGGCGATGGCGTACTCCAAGTACGCCGGCAAGGCCCAGGCCAAGCCTGCCCCGAGCGTCACTACAGCACACGCCTACCAGCCAAGGTACCCTTCTTCCATTGACGCCACCGCGAGCGCCCCCTACGCCGCGGCTGGTGATGTCGACGAGAGGGCCTCGGCGTTCATACTGTCCGTCCGAGAGCGCTTCAAGAACGAGCAGACGATGATGAGTTAG